GCTTGGTTCAGGTTGTCCATCGCTTGACGCTCTTCAGCTTGATCTTTCGCTTTGATAGATAAGCTAATTGTGCGGTTCTTACGATCAACACCCATGAACTTAGTTTCAACTTCGTCGCCTACTGATAATTCAGTTGTTGCATCTTCGATGCGGTCACGAGAAATGTCAGAAACACGTAGGTAGCCTTCAACACCTTCAGCTAATTCAATCTTAGCGCCTTTAGCGTCAACTTCAACTACTTTACCAGTTACAATAGCACCTTTTTTGTTATCTGTCAGATACATATTGAACGGATCGTCTTCAGCTTGCTTAACACCTAGCGAGATACGTTCACGCTCTGGGTCAACCTGAAGTACAACAGCAGTGATTTCGTCACCTTTCTTGTATTCACGAACAGCTTCTTCGCCGCCGTTCCATGAAATGTCAGATAAGTGAACAAGACCGTCGATGCCACCGTCAAGACCGATGAAGATACCGAAGTCAGTGATTGACTTGATCTTACCAGTAACTTTGTCACCTTTGTTGAAGTTCTTAGCGAACTCTTCCCAAGGGTTTGGTACACATTGCTTAAGACCTAGAGAAATACGACGACGCTCTTCGTCGATTTCTAATACTAGTACTTCAACTGTGTCACCTAAGTTAACAACTTTAGATGGGTGGATGTTTTTGTTTGTCCAATCCATTTCAGAAACGTGAACAAGACCTTCAACGCCTTCTTGGATTTCAACGAAACAACCGTAGTCAGTTAAGTTAGTTACGCGGCCAGAAAGCTTAGAACCCTCTGGGTAACGGTTAGCAATTGCTACCCATGGATCTTCGCCTAACTGCTTCATACCTAGAGATACACGTGTACGCTCACGGTCGAACTTAAGAACTTTAACTTGAATCTCGTCACCAACGTTAACGATTTCGCTTGGGTGCTTAACGCGCTTCCAAGCCATGTCAGTGATGTGAAGAAGACCGTCGATACCGCCTAAGTCTACGAATGCACCGTAGTCAGTAAGGTTCTTAACGATACCTTTAACTTCTTGACCTTCTTGTAGTGATTCTAGTAACTCGTCACGTTCTACACTGCTTTCTGATTCGATAACAGCACGGCGAGAAACAACAACGTTATTACGCTTCTGGTCAAGCTTAATAACTTTAAATTCTAGGTCTTTACCTTCTAGGTGAGCTGTATCGCGAACTGGGCGAACGTCAACTAGAGAACCTGGTAAGAATGCACGAATGTTGCTTACTTCAACAGTGAAACCACCTTTAACTTTACCGTTGATAACACCGATAACAGTTTCTTTTTCTTCGTAAGCTTTTTCAAGCACTTGCCATGCTTCGTGGCGTTTTGCTTTTTCACGAGAAAGTACAGTTTCACCGAAACCGTCATCTGTCGCATCTAAAGCAACGTCAACTTCTGAACCTACTTCAATTTCTACTTCACCAGCAGAGTTTTTGAATTGGTCGATAGAAATTACTGACTCAGACTTAAGACCAGCGTCAACAATAACGTTGTCTTTTTCGATTTTTACAACAGTACCCTTGATAATTGAACCAGGGCGCGTTTCGATCTCTTTTAAACTTTCTTCAAAAAGTTGTGCAAAATTTTCAGTCATACCTGTATATGAACTCGTATAAATAATCCAATCAACATCAGTGTTTCATGGGGTTGTTAAAAATACTTTGTGTGTCCGTACCCAAAGTTTAAATGGTTTCCGTTTGCGTTAATTTTTCATTGACAAATGAAAGAATTTTACTGACCACTTCGTCAATAGAAAGTTCAGTAGAATCAATAATTAACGCACCTTCTGCTGGCACAAGCGGAGCAACCGTACGGTTCTGATCACGCTCGTCACGTTGACGTATGTCATCCAAAAGGCGCCCGATTTTAACATCAAAGCCCTTTTCCTTCAACTGCTTAAATCTTCGCTCGGCGCGCTCTTCCGCGCTCGCCGTTAAGAAAACTTTCACTGGCGCGTCAGTAAATACCACAGTGCCCATGTCGCGACCGTCAGCCACTAAACCCGGCTCAACGCGAAATGCTCTTTGACGACGCAATAGCGCTTCGCGAATACGCGGAAATGCCGCCACTTTTGACGCTAGTGCGCCTACTTCTTCCGTGCGAATACTATTAGACACGTCTTCGCCTTCGAGAATGACTTTGCTTTCGCCATCATCGGTAATTTCAAATTGCACATCAAGATGTGCAGCAATCGGAATTAACGGCTCTTCTTCGTCAACTTCAATGTTGTGATGCAGCAAAGCCACAGCTAACACGCGATAAATCGCGCCACTGTCTAAAAGTTGCCAGCCCAATTGGTTTGCTACTAGTCGTGAAACGGTGCCTTTACCAGCGCCGCTTGGGCCATCAATCGTGATTACGGGAATGCTTTCTTGCATACATTTTATCTCCTAATGTCGCAAATCGGGCGCATTATACGGGAATTAATAGCGAAAATCGTTCAAAAATTTGTTTTTTAATATTTCTTGGATAACGCCAATGCGCGGATTTATTTTTTAGCTTTACTTAGAAGGCTTGTTGCCTGACTAGTTCAACTTTTATTGCATTGGTCGCGCTAAAGTTGATCTAGATCAGATGCAACAAGTCTTTGGAACTGATTAGCTCGAAACTTGAGCTAATTTATCAAAGTAATCAGGGAAGGTTTTTGCGGTACACTTAGGATCGTTGATAGTAACTGGCGTATCACTTAACGCTACCAGCGAGAAACACATGGCAATGCGGTGATCGTTGTAGGTATCGATTGCTGCATGGGTTAACTTTTCTGGTGGGGTTACAGAAATGTAATCTTCGCCCTCGTCTACTATTGCACCGACTTTGCGAAGCTCAGTTGCCATGGCTGATAAGCGATCGGTTTCTTTGACGCGCCAGTTGTAGATATTGCGAATACTGGTGGTACCTTTAGCAAACAAAGCTGCTGTCGCAATGGTCATGGCCGCATCTGGAATATGGTTCATGTCCATATCAACTGCGGTTAATGGCTTGCCTTTAACCGTGATCGACTCTTCTTGCCAAATGACTTCCGCACCCATTTTCTCTAACACATCAGCAAAGTGCTTGTCACCTTGAACACTTGATGTACCAACACCGTGTACGGTAATTTCACCGCCTTTAATTGCACCCGCCGCTAAGAAGTAAGAAGCAGAAGATGCGTCACCTTCGACCATGTAACGCTCACGCGCTTGGTAGCTTTGCTGGCCTTTGACATGGAAAGATTGATAGTTTTGATTTTCAACGTCAACGCCGAATTTCGCCATAATATCCAGCGTGATATCAATGTAAGGCTTAGACACTAACTCGCCTTCAATTTCAATATGAGTGTCTGTTGGTAATAACGGTGCAATCATCAGAATTGCCGTTAAGAACTGACTTGAAATCGAACCATCAATGGTGACTCGCTCACCACCAAGAGTTTTACCTTTGATTTTTAGTGGTGGGTAATTTGTGTTTTCTAGGTATTCAATATCGGCATTTAATTGATTCAGTGAGTCAACCAAGTGACCAATTGGGCGCTCTTTCATGCGCGGCTCACCCGTTAATACGAATTCACCTTCACTTGCCGCTAATGCTGCACATAGCGGTCGCATCGCCGTCCCAGCATTACCTAAATATAACTCAAGTGGTGCTTGTGCTTTGAAAAAGCCACCATTGCCAACCACTGTGCATTCAGTGCCGCAATCACTTAGTTGGTATTCAATACCTAAGCTAGTGAGTGCATTCAGCATATGCTCAATGTCTTCACTCACTAATAAGTTAGTAATCTTCGTCGTGCCTTTTGCCAATGCGGCAATTAGTAAGGCACGGTTTGAAAGGCTCTTAGAGCCCGGTAAAAATACTTCACCGTCAATTTTGTTGATCGGTTGTAGTGTTAATTGTTCCACTGTAGAACTTCCTTCAATCTCTTTAATCACTTTGATTTAGTGACTCTATTTACTTCAATTTATTACGGTCAGCGAAATCCGTCATAAAATCTACTAATGCTTGTACGCCTGCCAATGGCATTGCGTTATAAATACTGGCGCGCATACCGCCAACGCTGCGGTGACCTTTTAATGCCAATAAACCCGCTTGCTCAGCCTCTGCTAGGAAAGCATCATTTAGCGATTCATCAGTCAACCAAAATGGCACATTCATTAACGAGCGATACTGGCTATCAATGTTATTAACATAGAAGTTATTGCTATCAATATAGTCGTAAAGTAAAGCGGCCTTTTCTTTATTCACTTGCTCGATAGCCTTAACACCGCCAAGCTCGGTTAGCCACTCAAACACCAAGCCCGCTAAATACCAGGCAAAGGTCGGTGGTGTGTTGTACATCGAGTCATTGCTAGCTGCGAGCTGATAATTGAGCACGGATGGCGTGGTTAATCTGGCATTGCCCAATAGGTCTTCACGAACAATGACGATAGTTAGACCGGACGGGCCAATATTTTTTTGCGCACCGGCGTAAATTAAACCAAATCGGCTAACATCAATTTCGCGCGACATAATGGTCGAGGACATATCGGCGACTAGCGGAATATCCCCCGTTTCAGGAATATCAAAGATTTCAATGCCATCTACGGTTTCGTTCGGGCAGTAATGCACATAAGCAGCGTCTTTAGACAATGCCCAATCAGCTGGCGCTAGCACCGTTTGACTCTCATCTGTTTTAGTGACCACTTCAACGGTATTGATTTCACCGTAATTAGCGGCTTCTTTGGCTGCCGCTTTTGACCAAGAGCCTGAAATCACGTAATCCGCTTTGCCACCCTCAGGCAATAGATTATGCGGCACCGCCGAAAACTGGCCGCGACCGCCACCATGCATAAACAGCACTTTATAGTTAGCAGGAATATTCATGAGCGATCTGAGATCTGCTTCGGCTTTGGCAGCCAGCTGCATAAAAACTTTACTGCGATGGCTGAGCTCCATCACCGAGCAACCATTGTCTTGCCAATTAATAAATTCAGCTTGTGCCTTTGCCATTACTGGCGTTGGTAACATCGCTGGCCCTGCACAAAAATTATAGGTTGCAGACATCTCAACACTTCCTTCTAACTATTTTTAATAACTATTATTTTCTCTAGCGAAAAAAAATGGGCGGATAAGCCGCCCATTTTTCCTTTATCTTATACCTTGGGCGTTAGGCGTCAGGATCGCTATACGATTCGCCATCAAGGTTTTCAGCATCAGACGCTGGCGCTGTTTCACCTTCGCTTGCTACCACTTCACCTTCAACAATGTCGCCGTCCACTAACTCATCGCTTTCGATTTCATCGATACGCTGAAGTGCCACTACGTGCTCATCTTCTGCAGTACGAATTAAACGAACACCTTGAGTGTTACGACCAATCACGCTCACTTCGTTAACACGGGTACGAACAAGCGTACCGTTGTCGGTGATCATCATGATTTCATCGTTATCTTCAACTTGAACGGCGCCAACGACTTTGCCGTTACGCTCACTCACTTTGATAGACACAACACCTTTGGTTGCACGGCTCTTCGCTGGGTATTCAGCTAGCTCTGTACGCTTACCGTAGCCATTTTCAGTAACCGTTAAGACCGCGCCACCATTTTTCGGCACGATAAGTGATACCACTTTCTGACCGTCTTCAAGGTTAATACCACGAACACCGGTTGCGGTACGCCCCATAGGACGAAGCGCTAACAGCTCTTCACCAGTTTCCGGATCGCGTTTTACTTCACCTGTTTCGCTATCGCGCTGTTTCTCGTTAAAGCGAACCACTTTACCTTCGTCTGAGAACAGCATGATATCGTTCGAACCATCAGTGATATCAACACCGATAAGCGTATCATCATCACGTAGGTTTAAGGCGATAATACCGTTAGCACGTTGGTTAGAGTACGCCGTTAATGGCGTTTTCTTAACCGTACCAGACGCAGTCGCCATGATAATGTACTTGTCTTCTTCGTATTCACGTACTGGTAAAATCGCCGTGATACGTTCGTCGCTCTCTAGAGGTAACAAGTTAACAATTGGACGACCACGCGCCGTACGGCTCGCCAGTGGCAATTGATAAACCTTCAACCAATAAAGCTTACCGCGGTTTGAGAAACACAAGATAGTATCGTGAGTATTAGCAACCAATAAACGTTCGATGAAGTCTTCTTCTTTCATCTTAGTGGCGGCTTTACCTTTACCGCCACGGCGCTGCGCTTCATATTCCGTCAACGCTTGATACTTCACATAACCTTCGTGAGAAAGCGTTACTACAACATCTTCTTCGTTAATTAAATCTTCAAGAGAAATGTCGTGCGAAGCATTGGTGATTTCTGTGCGGCGCTCATCACCGAACTCATCGCGAATTGCTTCTAGCTCTTCTTTGATCACTTCCATCAAACGCGCTGGCGAGTTAAGAATGTGCAGTAGTTCAGCAATTAAGTCTAATAACTCTTTGTACTCGTTTAGAATCTTTTCGTGTTCCATGCCCGAAAGCTTGTACAACTGCAAATCGACAATTGCTTTTGCCTGCTCTGGCGTTAGATAGTAAAGACCGTCGCGAATACCGTATTGCGGCTCTAACCACTCTGGGCGAGCTGCATCTGAGCCAGCAGCTTCAAGCATGCCTGCCACATTGCCTAATGCCCAACCTTGTGAAACCAGCTTTTCTTCAGCTTCTCTGCGGTTAGCTGAGCTTTTCACTAGCTCGATTACAGGGTCGATATTAGCAAGTGCAATTGATAAGCCTTCTAAGATATGGGCTCTGTCACGTGCTTTGCGTAATTCGAAAATCGTACGACGAGTCACGACTTCACGGCGGTGAAGTAAGAATGCTTCGAGCATTTCTTTTAGATTAAATAATTTCGGTTGGCCGTCAGTTAACGCCACCATATTTAAACCAAAAGACACTTGCATTTGAGTTAACTTGTACAAGTTGTTTAACACAACCTCACCCACATCACCGCGTTTCACTTCGATGACCATGCGCATACCGTCTTTATCAGATTCATCGCGCAGTGCTGAAATACCTTCCAAGCGTTTTTCTTTAACCAGCTCGGCCATTTTTTCAATCAAACGCGCTTTGTTAACTTGGTAAGGTAATTCGTGAACAACAATAGTTTCTTTACCTGACTTATCGTCAACTTCAATTTCAGCGCGAGCGCGGATCTTTATTTTACCGCGACCGGTTTTGTACGCTTCGATAATCCCCGCTTTACCGCTGATGATACCTGCGGTTGGGAAATCAGGGCCAGGAATGTATTCAAGCAAGTCGTCAATCGTTAACTCATTGTTATCGATTAACGCTAAACAGCCGTTAATCACTTCCGTTAAGTTATGCGGTGGAATATTCGTTGCCATACCAACGGCAATACCCGAAGTACCATTCACTAACAAGTTAGGAATGCGGGTTGGCATTACTTCTGGAATTTGCTCAGTGCCATCGTAGTTAGGCACAAAATCAACGGTTTCTTTTTCTAGGTCGGCAAGAATAGAATGCGAGATTTTATTCATGCGAATTTCGGTGTAACGCATTGCCGCCGCTGAATCACCATCAACTGAACCGAAGTTACCTTGACCGTCAACTAGCATGTAGCGCATTGAGAAGTCTTGCGCCAAACGAACGATTGTATCGTATACCGCAGTGTCACCGTGTGGGTGGTATTTACCGATTACATCACCAACAACACGTGCTGATTTTTTGTAAGGTTTGTTCCAATCATTACCCAGTACGTTCATGGCGTATAGTACGCGTCTGTGCACAGGCTTTAGACCGTCGCGTACATCAGGTAACGCGCGGCCCACGATTACACTCATCGCGTAATCGAGGTAAGAGCTTTTTAGCTCATCTTCAATATTGACTGGGAGAATTTCTTTTGCCAGATCGGACATAAATCGATGGTATCCCTATTTAATACAGAAATTTTCGAAATTATTATTTTAATTTAAGGCCAGCATACTACCACAAAAAAAGGGGATGCCATAACGCTTTGTAGCGGTTAGTTTTGCATATTAAAGCTAGCAATTTCAAGCTTTGCCGAGCATGTCAAACATGAGTCAATAAACAATTGATAACTAAGCGATAAATTAAATTATTTAAAAGCCAAGTTAAGACTTAATATTGACTAAAATACTAACTTCATCATTGATCGCTCAGTTATTAATCAAACTCTACAATTAATCGTTTTGATAGATGCAAAATCAAATTAAGCAGCAAGGTATCATTACCCTCTGGTTTTTCTTCTAGCAAGAACTGAAATTCTTCGCTCCATTTATACCTATACCAACTACATTTCGATTACAAATTAGAACAGTCTGAAAAAAGACACACACCGATGAACGGGTATAATATGAAATTAGTTTTTAATCAGGAGAAGTGATGACTGATTCCGTGTCTGACAATAAGCAGCTAGTGACCGTCTTGTATTTAGACAATAATGACGTTCAACTTAAGCATCATTATGGTCGCTATCCCCGCCGTGACAATGGCCGAGTTGTATTACCCAACGATTTTAAACAAAACAAACAAATTCTTGCGGTATGTAAAGGTATGGTTACCGTATTAAGTGGACTAGGTGATCGTATTGGCAGCGAGAACTTCACAGCAAACGATAGCAGCACAATTCATGAGATGACGGCAAGCCACTAATCGTGCTTGCCAGTACTCTTTCAAATTATGCTATATGATCAAGCAGCTTTTTAATCAAACCGCTTTCGCTTGCTCAAACAACTTACGCTTCTCAACGGCCTTTTGATGAACTTCATCCGCCATTTCTTTATTTAGGCCAAGCGCAAAATACAATTCGGCAATTAAAAATAATGGGCCAATCAGCAGCTGATTGATGTCGTCTATAAAAGCAGGTTTAGCTCGCTCATAGGCGTGGCCAATAAATTGAATCACCCAGCCAATAAAAAAGACGCCTAATGCAATAAGCACTGGTTGCCCCATATCGACCACTAACTGTGTACTAATCACTAAAGGTCCAAAGAGCAATGCAATCATCAAGGCTAGCGGCACATGCAATGAAAAATAGTAAATTAATACAACAAGTGCGACAACGATTGCTAAGCCTACAACCATTTCATGCCCGAAAATTGTGACCTCAAAACTAAACATATTTAACAGTAAGGCGATCGACCATATGATCATCGGGACGCCAACAATATGGCTTTTGATATTGTTCTTGTTTAAATGAACACTTTTATAATTGGCTAATTGTTCTATAACGCTTTTCATAATAATTTTGCTCTGTTAATACTATTTATTATTGTTATTTTTTAATTTTTGTTCGATTCAATATCGATAGCTTTCTCTTGTTCAATCTAAGTAGTTAGTGATTAAAAATCAATCTTAACGAGAATTAGTCTCTATCGAGCCTGAACCATGTTCAGCTTTTTCACTCATACTAGCGTCAGAATTAGTACCTGAATTGATGTGAGCAACTTTATTAGTTTTTTTGTTTTCTCAGCGCTAGGTTTCGCTAAACGCTTAGTTTAAAATCCCAATCAAATAATATAGAGACTCAAGCAATTAGAAACCCTCCTATGTCAGACTCAATCAATGTAAACCCTGAAGAAATCGCTAAATTCGAACAAGTCGCTAGCCAATGGTGGGACTTAACGGGCGACTTTAAACCGCTTCATCAAGTTAACCCACTCAGACGTCAATTTATTTTGCAGCATGTTGAGTCAGTGTTTGATAAGCAAGTGCTTGATGTCGGATGCGGTGGCGGTATTTTGTCAGAAAGCCTCGCTAAATTAGGAGCCAAAGTTACTGGCATT
This Thalassotalea euphylliae DNA region includes the following protein-coding sequences:
- the rpsA gene encoding 30S ribosomal protein S1, whose amino-acid sequence is MTENFAQLFEESLKEIETRPGSIIKGTVVKIEKDNVIVDAGLKSESVISIDQFKNSAGEVEIEVGSEVDVALDATDDGFGETVLSREKAKRHEAWQVLEKAYEEKETVIGVINGKVKGGFTVEVSNIRAFLPGSLVDVRPVRDTAHLEGKDLEFKVIKLDQKRNNVVVSRRAVIESESSVERDELLESLQEGQEVKGIVKNLTDYGAFVDLGGIDGLLHITDMAWKRVKHPSEIVNVGDEIQVKVLKFDRERTRVSLGMKQLGEDPWVAIANRYPEGSKLSGRVTNLTDYGCFVEIQEGVEGLVHVSEMDWTNKNIHPSKVVNLGDTVEVLVLEIDEERRRISLGLKQCVPNPWEEFAKNFNKGDKVTGKIKSITDFGIFIGLDGGIDGLVHLSDISWNGGEEAVREYKKGDEITAVVLQVDPERERISLGVKQAEDDPFNMYLTDNKKGAIVTGKVVEVDAKGAKIELAEGVEGYLRVSDISRDRIEDATTELSVGDEVETKFMGVDRKNRTISLSIKAKDQAEERQAMDNLNQADDAGFTNAMAEAFKNAKG
- the cmk gene encoding (d)CMP kinase, which codes for MQESIPVITIDGPSGAGKGTVSRLVANQLGWQLLDSGAIYRVLAVALLHHNIEVDEEEPLIPIAAHLDVQFEITDDGESKVILEGEDVSNSIRTEEVGALASKVAAFPRIREALLRRQRAFRVEPGLVADGRDMGTVVFTDAPVKVFLTASAEERAERRFKQLKEKGFDVKIGRLLDDIRQRDERDQNRTVAPLVPAEGALIIDSTELSIDEVVSKILSFVNEKLTQTETI
- the aroA gene encoding 3-phosphoshikimate 1-carboxyvinyltransferase translates to MEQLTLQPINKIDGEVFLPGSKSLSNRALLIAALAKGTTKITNLLVSEDIEHMLNALTSLGIEYQLSDCGTECTVVGNGGFFKAQAPLELYLGNAGTAMRPLCAALAASEGEFVLTGEPRMKERPIGHLVDSLNQLNADIEYLENTNYPPLKIKGKTLGGERVTIDGSISSQFLTAILMIAPLLPTDTHIEIEGELVSKPYIDITLDIMAKFGVDVENQNYQSFHVKGQQSYQARERYMVEGDASSASYFLAAGAIKGGEITVHGVGTSSVQGDKHFADVLEKMGAEVIWQEESITVKGKPLTAVDMDMNHIPDAAMTIATAALFAKGTTSIRNIYNWRVKETDRLSAMATELRKVGAIVDEGEDYISVTPPEKLTHAAIDTYNDHRIAMCFSLVALSDTPVTINDPKCTAKTFPDYFDKLAQVSS
- the serC gene encoding 3-phosphoserine/phosphohydroxythreonine transaminase, giving the protein MSATYNFCAGPAMLPTPVMAKAQAEFINWQDNGCSVMELSHRSKVFMQLAAKAEADLRSLMNIPANYKVLFMHGGGRGQFSAVPHNLLPEGGKADYVISGSWSKAAAKEAANYGEINTVEVVTKTDESQTVLAPADWALSKDAAYVHYCPNETVDGIEIFDIPETGDIPLVADMSSTIMSREIDVSRFGLIYAGAQKNIGPSGLTIVIVREDLLGNARLTTPSVLNYQLAASNDSMYNTPPTFAWYLAGLVFEWLTELGGVKAIEQVNKEKAALLYDYIDSNNFYVNNIDSQYRSLMNVPFWLTDESLNDAFLAEAEQAGLLALKGHRSVGGMRASIYNAMPLAGVQALVDFMTDFADRNKLK
- the gyrA gene encoding DNA topoisomerase (ATP-hydrolyzing) subunit A; its protein translation is MSDLAKEILPVNIEDELKSSYLDYAMSVIVGRALPDVRDGLKPVHRRVLYAMNVLGNDWNKPYKKSARVVGDVIGKYHPHGDTAVYDTIVRLAQDFSMRYMLVDGQGNFGSVDGDSAAAMRYTEIRMNKISHSILADLEKETVDFVPNYDGTEQIPEVMPTRIPNLLVNGTSGIAVGMATNIPPHNLTEVINGCLALIDNNELTIDDLLEYIPGPDFPTAGIISGKAGIIEAYKTGRGKIKIRARAEIEVDDKSGKETIVVHELPYQVNKARLIEKMAELVKEKRLEGISALRDESDKDGMRMVIEVKRGDVGEVVLNNLYKLTQMQVSFGLNMVALTDGQPKLFNLKEMLEAFLLHRREVVTRRTIFELRKARDRAHILEGLSIALANIDPVIELVKSSANRREAEEKLVSQGWALGNVAGMLEAAGSDAARPEWLEPQYGIRDGLYYLTPEQAKAIVDLQLYKLSGMEHEKILNEYKELLDLIAELLHILNSPARLMEVIKEELEAIRDEFGDERRTEITNASHDISLEDLINEEDVVVTLSHEGYVKYQALTEYEAQRRGGKGKAATKMKEEDFIERLLVANTHDTILCFSNRGKLYWLKVYQLPLASRTARGRPIVNLLPLESDERITAILPVREYEEDKYIIMATASGTVKKTPLTAYSNQRANGIIALNLRDDDTLIGVDITDGSNDIMLFSDEGKVVRFNEKQRDSETGEVKRDPETGEELLALRPMGRTATGVRGINLEDGQKVVSLIVPKNGGAVLTVTENGYGKRTELAEYPAKSRATKGVVSIKVSERNGKVVGAVQVEDNDEIMMITDNGTLVRTRVNEVSVIGRNTQGVRLIRTAEDEHVVALQRIDEIESDELVDGDIVEGEVVASEGETAPASDAENLDGESYSDPDA
- a CDS encoding DUF2375 family protein; the protein is MTDSVSDNKQLVTVLYLDNNDVQLKHHYGRYPRRDNGRVVLPNDFKQNKQILAVCKGMVTVLSGLGDRIGSENFTANDSSTIHEMTASH
- a CDS encoding Mpo1 family 2-hydroxy fatty acid dioxygenase; amino-acid sequence: MKSVIEQLANYKSVHLNKNNIKSHIVGVPMIIWSIALLLNMFSFEVTIFGHEMVVGLAIVVALVVLIYYFSLHVPLALMIALLFGPLVISTQLVVDMGQPVLIALGVFFIGWVIQFIGHAYERAKPAFIDDINQLLIGPLFLIAELYFALGLNKEMADEVHQKAVEKRKLFEQAKAV